CCCGGACCAGAAGAAGGGCGAAGCAGCCCTGAAGCGCGCGGCCTCCGCGGCGCCGTCGCAGGTGGACGCCACGAACTTCCGCTGCGACGTGCGCGGCATGCGCGCGGACGACGCGCTGGCGGAGCTGGAGACGTTCCTGGACCAGGGCCTGCGCAAGGGTGAGGAGGCCGCGCTCATCATCCACGGCCACGGCACCGGAGCGCTCAAGCAGGCCATCCGCGACCACCTGGCCGCGTCCCCCTACATCCGCATGTTCCGTCCCGGCGAGAGCCACGAGGGCGGAGACGGCGTCACCGTGGTGTCCCTGCGCGGCTGAAACATCCTGTGACAGGGGGCCGGGGTCTGGATGGCCCCGCTCCCCTGCCCCCTGAAGTGTTCGCTACAGTGCGGCGCCATGTATCGGCTCTGCCTGTTGGGATGTGTGGTGTTCCTGGCCGCCTGTGGGGAGAAGGCCCCCGACGAAGGCGCCATCCGAGTGTCCGTGACCTACGGCACCTTCAAGCCCGCGTGTCTGCGCGTGGAGGCGAAGGACACGAAGGGGCACCAGGACTCCACGGACATTCCGGCCGCCCAGTTCAAGAACCCGGACAAGCAGGAGGTCCTGGTCGCGGTGCGCCGCAAGGCGGACTGGGAGACGGCGCTGAGCCTCACGGTGTCGTCGTACACGGAGGCCGCGGGCGACCGGTGCACGGGCGAGGTCGTGGAGACGCGCCTTAGCGAGCAGCCCGTGGCCGTCCCCGCGAAGGCGTTCGCCCGGTGGGACCTCCGGCTCTCCGCCGAGGACAGCGACAAGGACGGGTACCTCAAGGGTGCCACCTGGTCGAAGGATCCCGACTGCGACGACCTGAACCCGGACATCCACCCTGGCGCCACCGAGACCTGCGGCGGCACGGTGGACCTCAACTGCAACAACCTGGTGGGCTGCCAGGAGGCGAACTGCTGGGGCACGGCATGCGACGACGGCAATGCGTGCACGCTGAACGACCGCTGTGTGGGCCAGGGCCTCGAGGCGCGGTGTGAGCCCGAGAGCACGAAAACCTGCCCCCAGCCTGGCGGCGCGTGCCAGCCACGTCAGGAGTGCAAGCCAGACACCGGCGTGTGCGAGACCGTCAGCTCCCCCGCGGGACAGAGCTGCGACGACGGCAACAAGTGCACGAGCGAAGACAAGTGCGATGCCAGCGGGATGTGCACGGGCACCCCGAAGTCGTGCACCACCACGGAGCAGTGCTTCGCGGCCCAGGGCACCTGCAACACGGACACCGGTGCCTGTGACTTCACGCCGAGCCCCAACACGACGCCCTGCCAGGACAACGACAGGTGCACCGAGTCGGACCGCTGTGATGGGAATGGGGCGTGCGTGGGAACACCCAAGGTCTGCACGCCGCCGGTGTGCCAGAAGGTCAAGCAGGTCTGCTCGGCCACGAGCGACTGCGAGTTCGAGCCTGACGTCAACGGACTCTGCACGACCTCGGGTGGAGTCCCCGGTGTGTGCCAGGCGGACCTCACGTGCACCCCGTTCCCCTACCGGCCCTACAACTTCGATCCGACCTCCGTCGTGGCCGCGGACATCGGTGAGATCAAGACCAGCGGGGACATCACCTTCAACACCGCCGACAAGAGCTGGAACCCCACGGGTGCTATCTCCACCGCGGCGTCGCTGAAGATCGTGAGCATGCCGCAGGGGCCCGGGAATCCGCCCGTGCTGCTCATCCCTGTGAGGACCCTCGAGCTGAACGGGACCCTGCGAATCAGTGGCCCCTCCCCCGTCATCCTGGCGGTCTACGGCGATGTGAACCTCAGCCAGTCCATCCTGGCCTCGGGCAGCATCACGAATCCCACCGCGGCCTGCGGCACCGCCCAGGGCGGCAACGGCAGTTACGCCGGCAAGAATGGCGGTGGCGGTGGCGGCGCGGGCAATGGCACGGCTGGCGTTGACGGAGGAGCGGGCTACAACAACAGCCAGAAGTTTGGCGCTGCGGGAACCGCCCGGCCCACCAGCCCCGAGCCCCTTCTGGGAGGCTGCCCGGGCGGTAACGGTGGCGGCAATAGTGGCGCCACCGCCGGCACGGGTGGAGCCGGTGGCGGCGCCATCCAGCTATCAGTCGCGCGCAACCTGACGATTTCCAAGGCCGTCGGCGCAGGCGGTTTCGGTGGCCAGAGAGGTTTCGGAGGGGGCGCGGGCGGCGGCGGTAGCGGCGGTCGGGTGGTGCTCGAAGCCTTCCAGTTGACGCTCAATTCGAGCGCCCGCGTCACTGCCAATGGCGGCGGTGGTGGCAGGGGGGGCACCAGCGCCAACAATGACGGCAAGGATGGAGCCAATGGCAGCGAGGACTCGGCGAGTCCGGCTGAGGGCGGCGACAGCGGGAACGACACTGGAGGAAACGGCGGCGCTGGCGGGACGGGCACGGCAGGTCCCGTCAAAGGCTCGGACGGCACCAGGGATGGCTTCGGCACCGAGGGCAGCGGCGGTGGTGGCGGTGGCGCCGCGGGCTATATCCACCTGCGCAGCGTCCAGACGTGCTCCCTCGCGAGTGGGCATCTCATCAGCCCTCCCGCCACGGGCGGTTGCACGGCGCCCTGACCCGCCGCCCTCCTGGAATTCCAGCCATGGAGGGTTGACGGGTACAGTGCGGCACCATGCGTCTGATTTGTCTATTGACCTGCATGGTGCTGCTCGCGGCTTGCCGTACGAAGGATCCCGCCGAGGGCGTGCTTCGCGTGACAGTGAAGTACGTCTCCCTGGAGCCCCGCTGCGTCCGCGTGCAGGTGGGGGACGGCGTCCACGAAGTGAAGACAGACGTCCCCTCCAGTGAGTTCCAGGACAAGGAGTTCCGGCTCGCCATGGTCCGCAAGCCGGACTGGAAGCGGGTGATGGACCTCACGGTGACTGCGTTCAGCGCCGTCAGCGGCACGCAGTGCACGGGAACGGTCGTGGAGGTCCGCCAGCAGCCCTCGATGGACGTCCCCCCGGGGACCTCCGACGACTGGAGCGTGACACTGCGGGCGACGGACATGGATGGCGACGGTTACTTCGCCGAAGCGCCCGGGTCGGAGCGGCCCGACTGCGACGACTCGAATCCGGCCGTGCACCCGAACGCCACGGAGTCCTGCGGCTCCACGGTGGACCTCGACTGCAACCAGTTGGTGGGCTGCCAGGAAGCAAACTGCAGGGGCCAGGCGTGCGACGACGGCGATGCCTGCACCACGGGAGAACACTGCGAGGGCTCTGGCTTGGAGGCGAAGTGCGTGCCGTCCCAGACGACAACGTGCCCCCAGCCCACGGGCATCTGCGACGCGCGACAAGCGTGCAATCCCAATTCCGGTCTCTGTGAGCC
The sequence above is drawn from the Corallococcus sp. NCRR genome and encodes:
- a CDS encoding putative metal-binding motif-containing protein, with the translated sequence MYRLCLLGCVVFLAACGEKAPDEGAIRVSVTYGTFKPACLRVEAKDTKGHQDSTDIPAAQFKNPDKQEVLVAVRRKADWETALSLTVSSYTEAAGDRCTGEVVETRLSEQPVAVPAKAFARWDLRLSAEDSDKDGYLKGATWSKDPDCDDLNPDIHPGATETCGGTVDLNCNNLVGCQEANCWGTACDDGNACTLNDRCVGQGLEARCEPESTKTCPQPGGACQPRQECKPDTGVCETVSSPAGQSCDDGNKCTSEDKCDASGMCTGTPKSCTTTEQCFAAQGTCNTDTGACDFTPSPNTTPCQDNDRCTESDRCDGNGACVGTPKVCTPPVCQKVKQVCSATSDCEFEPDVNGLCTTSGGVPGVCQADLTCTPFPYRPYNFDPTSVVAADIGEIKTSGDITFNTADKSWNPTGAISTAASLKIVSMPQGPGNPPVLLIPVRTLELNGTLRISGPSPVILAVYGDVNLSQSILASGSITNPTAACGTAQGGNGSYAGKNGGGGGGAGNGTAGVDGGAGYNNSQKFGAAGTARPTSPEPLLGGCPGGNGGGNSGATAGTGGAGGGAIQLSVARNLTISKAVGAGGFGGQRGFGGGAGGGGSGGRVVLEAFQLTLNSSARVTANGGGGGRGGTSANNDGKDGANGSEDSASPAEGGDSGNDTGGNGGAGGTGTAGPVKGSDGTRDGFGTEGSGGGGGGAAGYIHLRSVQTCSLASGHLISPPATGGCTAP